A stretch of the Paenibacillus sp. JQZ6Y-1 genome encodes the following:
- a CDS encoding glycosyltransferase — MKKTMSTMKYEGSKALMRKAYGYTKKRFLKTHVPSKYHFKDVLFINGCSLPHPPRYRVDHQIEQLHFNGYSCDSVYYEELDIEMVRYYRAFVFFRCPHTPVVEELIKKAKYFNKTVFFDIDDLVIDYKYVKEIDYLNTMSKEDFDQYMDGVNRTQQTLKLCDYAITTTSRLANEMSNYIGEVFVNRNVASEKMVELSLKALKEKEAALESGTTATSRVVMGYFSGSITHNEDFNLIIDVVKDMFKKHSNAYLKVVGILDIPQELSEYKDRIIFEKFTDWTNLPQLIANVDINLAPLVDTIFNEAKSENKWTEAGLVKVPTIASNLGAFRDVITQEVDGILCDTVEDWRLYLDKLITDKAYRETIGKHSYNTVMNGWTTMGSGYKLFEFIESRLSENIAFVLPSTQISGGVNVVIKHCNILRDHGKDVLIISMSEDDKNIINKDGEINVISYHRHSFHGLFRKCVSTLWTTNDFLNMYSKITQKYYLVQNFETNFYEPGNHMRVWANLTYNFFNNTKYITISKWCENWLLERYNKHAAYVENGIDLSVFQYRPRTFEGKIKVLVEGNSSDYYKNVDESFKITNQLDRDRFEVWYLSYSGKPKDWYKVDRFLNKVPHDQVGEVYAQCDILVKSSLLESFSYPPLEMMATGGVAVVAPNEGNIEYLVHNENCLLYEQGNFANALQMIEAVCNDSAMRTRLIENGLKTAQHKEWKNLENDVLALYDYPTQSMTNSGEKYEAKSV; from the coding sequence ATGAAAAAAACGATGTCCACAATGAAGTATGAAGGTAGCAAAGCCCTCATGCGGAAAGCTTACGGTTATACGAAAAAACGATTTTTGAAAACACACGTACCTTCCAAGTACCATTTTAAAGACGTGCTCTTTATTAATGGCTGCTCTCTTCCGCATCCGCCCCGTTATCGCGTTGACCATCAGATCGAGCAACTTCACTTCAATGGCTATTCCTGTGACAGTGTATATTATGAAGAACTCGATATTGAGATGGTCCGTTACTACAGAGCTTTTGTTTTCTTCCGTTGTCCTCATACACCTGTCGTAGAAGAGTTGATCAAAAAAGCAAAATATTTCAACAAAACAGTTTTCTTTGATATTGACGATCTGGTTATCGATTATAAGTATGTAAAAGAAATTGATTACTTAAACACCATGAGCAAAGAAGATTTTGACCAATATATGGATGGTGTGAATCGTACGCAGCAAACATTAAAGCTGTGCGACTATGCCATTACTACAACTAGCAGACTGGCTAATGAGATGAGCAACTATATTGGCGAAGTATTCGTCAATCGTAATGTAGCTTCAGAGAAAATGGTAGAGCTATCACTGAAGGCATTAAAAGAGAAAGAAGCGGCGCTGGAGAGTGGAACAACAGCAACTTCACGTGTGGTAATGGGTTACTTTAGTGGTAGTATTACGCATAACGAAGATTTTAACCTGATTATTGATGTCGTAAAAGACATGTTTAAAAAGCATAGCAATGCCTACTTGAAGGTGGTCGGTATTCTAGATATTCCGCAGGAATTGAGCGAGTACAAAGATCGAATCATTTTTGAGAAGTTTACAGACTGGACCAATTTGCCACAGCTGATTGCCAATGTAGATATCAATCTGGCTCCGCTGGTAGATACGATCTTCAATGAAGCCAAATCCGAGAACAAGTGGACGGAAGCTGGGCTGGTTAAAGTACCTACAATAGCAAGCAATCTGGGAGCATTTCGTGATGTGATTACTCAGGAGGTCGATGGCATCCTGTGTGATACTGTCGAGGACTGGCGTTTGTATCTGGATAAGCTCATCACAGATAAAGCGTACAGAGAAACTATCGGCAAACACTCATACAATACCGTCATGAACGGCTGGACCACCATGGGTAGCGGCTACAAATTGTTTGAATTTATCGAATCCCGCTTAAGCGAGAATATTGCGTTTGTATTGCCTTCGACTCAGATCAGCGGCGGAGTGAACGTGGTGATCAAGCATTGCAACATTTTACGTGATCATGGTAAAGATGTATTGATTATTTCCATGAGTGAGGATGATAAAAACATCATCAACAAAGATGGAGAAATTAACGTTATCTCATACCACCGACACAGCTTCCACGGTTTGTTTAGAAAATGTGTATCAACATTATGGACAACGAACGATTTCTTGAATATGTATTCTAAAATCACTCAGAAATATTACCTTGTTCAAAACTTTGAGACGAACTTCTACGAGCCTGGCAATCATATGCGTGTTTGGGCCAACTTGACTTACAATTTCTTTAACAATACTAAATATATAACCATTTCTAAATGGTGTGAAAATTGGCTGTTGGAACGGTATAACAAGCATGCAGCCTACGTTGAAAATGGAATTGATCTGTCGGTCTTCCAATATCGTCCGCGTACCTTTGAAGGCAAAATTAAAGTTCTGGTAGAGGGTAACTCCAGCGATTACTATAAAAACGTAGATGAAAGCTTCAAGATCACTAACCAGCTAGATCGCGATCGCTTTGAAGTTTGGTACCTGTCCTATAGCGGCAAACCAAAAGATTGGTACAAAGTGGATCGTTTCCTTAATAAAGTTCCACATGATCAAGTGGGCGAAGTGTATGCGCAGTGCGATATTTTGGTGAAGTCGAGCTTATTAGAAAGTTTCTCCTATCCACCGCTCGAAATGATGGCAACAGGCGGTGTAGCAGTAGTAGCACCGAATGAAGGCAATATCGAGTATCTGGTGCATAATGAGAACTGCCTGCTATATGAGCAAGGCAACTTTGCCAATGCGCTGCAAATGATTGAAGCTGTATGCAACGATTCGGCAATGAGAACACGACTGATCGAAAATGGTTTAAAGACTGCACAGCATAAAGAGTGGAAAAATCTTGAGAACGATGTGCTTGCGCTCTATGACTATCCAACACAATCTATGACAAACAGCGGTGAAAAATATGAAGCAAAATCGGTTTAA
- a CDS encoding class I SAM-dependent methyltransferase — MDFTGERYVPNKVFGEIEVEHKQRYHAILDFVKNKKVLDAACGEGYGTNLIAQHAEFVSGIDISEDSISWAREAYQADNIEFHVSDIQTLPLAAHSVDVVVSFETIEHVDMEAQERFLDEIKRVLKPDGILIMSTPDKRLYSDVDGFTNPFHLHEFYEDEFQGFLQTKFPYIHMFRQGFRTFSYLGSCDREIAQHAHYRMDDIYHSINKGKYLIAVCSEKELDHLEPLHSIMPLQAPKWVSQLQYDCGNGFDNEQVVYADMVIEGREFTVTFDLEQLKDVRALKWIPLEGRLINIDILKYPEHIEMISLNSFGHRGSYTEFQVSRPEYLIHLHGEMPVQFQLSGYIEILSSEIVCQKLQPRIEKLQSDVEELQLKVQDYEVLKEQLTSTINERDYALYLHRNANDENQLLLNSTSWKLTRPLRAISQAIRKSR, encoded by the coding sequence ATGGATTTTACAGGAGAGCGGTATGTTCCAAACAAGGTTTTTGGTGAGATCGAAGTTGAGCATAAACAAAGATATCATGCCATTCTTGATTTTGTTAAAAATAAAAAAGTTTTGGATGCGGCCTGTGGAGAAGGATACGGTACCAATCTTATCGCTCAACATGCTGAATTTGTCTCGGGAATCGATATATCCGAGGATTCGATCAGCTGGGCGCGTGAAGCATATCAGGCTGATAACATTGAATTTCATGTTTCGGACATACAGACCTTGCCTCTTGCCGCACATTCGGTAGATGTTGTGGTCAGCTTTGAAACGATTGAGCATGTGGATATGGAAGCACAAGAGCGCTTTTTAGACGAAATTAAACGAGTACTAAAGCCGGATGGCATACTGATTATGTCTACGCCCGATAAAAGATTATATTCGGATGTAGATGGATTTACAAATCCATTTCATCTTCATGAATTCTATGAAGACGAATTCCAAGGGTTTTTGCAAACCAAGTTCCCTTATATCCATATGTTTCGACAGGGATTTCGAACATTCAGTTATTTGGGATCATGTGATCGCGAGATTGCTCAACATGCGCATTATCGGATGGACGATATCTATCATAGCATCAACAAAGGTAAATACCTGATTGCCGTTTGTTCAGAGAAAGAGCTGGATCATCTGGAGCCGCTTCATAGTATTATGCCGTTGCAAGCCCCCAAATGGGTGAGCCAACTGCAATATGATTGCGGTAATGGTTTTGACAATGAACAGGTCGTCTATGCAGATATGGTGATTGAAGGTAGAGAGTTCACGGTCACATTTGATTTGGAACAATTAAAAGACGTACGCGCCCTAAAATGGATTCCGTTAGAAGGTCGATTGATCAATATTGATATTTTGAAGTATCCAGAGCATATTGAGATGATTTCCTTGAACTCATTTGGTCATCGCGGAAGCTACACCGAGTTTCAAGTATCCAGACCTGAATATCTTATTCATCTTCATGGTGAAATGCCAGTTCAATTTCAATTGAGCGGTTATATCGAAATTTTAAGTTCAGAAATAGTTTGTCAAAAATTGCAGCCGCGAATTGAAAAGCTACAATCGGATGTGGAAGAACTACAACTTAAAGTACAAGACTATGAAGTATTAAAAGAACAATTGACATCTACCATAAATGAACGTGATTATGCACTTTATCTTCATCGAAATGCGAATGACGAAAATCAATTACTGCTAAATTCAACTTCGTGGAAACTAACTAGACCGCTTCGAGCTATTAGTCAGGCGATTCGGAAATCTAGATGA
- a CDS encoding ABC transporter ATP-binding protein, with protein METSDVIINVQDVSMCFNMTTEKISGLKEFLIKRIKNQISYTEFWALKDVSFQVGRGELFGVLGLNGAGKSTLLKTVAGVLKPTKGNVQIAGRMAPLIELGAGFDVELTARENIYLNGAILGYSKKEMNARFPEIVEFSELAEFIDVPVKNFSSGMYARLGFAIATSTRPDILIVDEILSVGDFKFQQKCEAKISEMVQQGTSVLLVSHSIDQIRNLCTRGIILEKGQLIQQGNIEELCDFYYSKYT; from the coding sequence ATGGAAACAAGTGATGTGATTATCAATGTGCAGGATGTATCGATGTGTTTTAATATGACCACTGAGAAGATCAGCGGCTTAAAGGAATTTCTGATTAAACGTATCAAGAATCAGATTTCGTATACGGAATTTTGGGCATTGAAAGATGTCAGTTTCCAGGTCGGTCGGGGTGAATTGTTTGGTGTGCTCGGATTGAACGGAGCTGGTAAAAGTACCTTGCTCAAAACCGTAGCCGGTGTCTTGAAGCCTACAAAGGGAAACGTACAGATTGCCGGTCGGATGGCTCCATTGATTGAATTGGGAGCCGGTTTCGATGTGGAATTGACCGCACGAGAGAATATTTATTTGAATGGTGCAATTCTAGGCTATTCTAAAAAGGAAATGAATGCCCGTTTTCCCGAGATCGTGGAATTTTCCGAACTTGCTGAATTTATCGATGTACCGGTAAAAAACTTCTCATCAGGAATGTATGCACGACTCGGTTTTGCGATTGCAACGTCTACACGACCGGACATTTTGATTGTTGATGAAATTTTGTCTGTCGGCGATTTCAAATTCCAGCAAAAATGCGAAGCCAAAATTAGCGAAATGGTACAGCAGGGTACAAGTGTGTTGCTCGTGTCACACTCCATCGACCAGATTCGGAATTTGTGTACACGAGGTATTATTTTGGAAAAAGGGCAGTTGATCCAGCAAGGGAATATTGAGGAATTATGCGATTTTTATTATTCCAAATATACCTAA
- a CDS encoding glycosyltransferase family 2 protein has product MNIAVLIPCYNEQQTIAKVIADFKKELPEAQIYVYDNNSSDNTTQVALENGAIVRKEYRQGKGNVVRSMFMNIDADYYIMVDGDDTYPAEFVHNILEPLKNGTADMVIGDRLSNGTYASENKRKFHNLGNNMVKGLINSLYKSNINDIMTGYRGFNRFFVKSFPVMSPGFQIETELSIHSLDKRFLIREIPIDYRDRPEGSESKLNTISDGIKVMKTIFTLFKDYKPLIFFSLWALLFLILGLASGLPVIFEFVETQYITKIPSAILAVGLIIVAMLCFACGLILDTVVSNWRKEYELELHRVAERYKNIDEVI; this is encoded by the coding sequence ATGAACATTGCAGTTTTAATTCCATGCTATAATGAGCAACAAACGATAGCAAAAGTGATTGCAGATTTTAAAAAGGAACTGCCAGAGGCCCAAATTTATGTATACGACAATAATTCTTCGGATAATACAACACAGGTAGCACTGGAAAATGGAGCAATTGTTAGAAAAGAATACCGTCAGGGTAAAGGTAATGTCGTTCGTTCGATGTTTATGAATATCGACGCTGACTATTATATTATGGTAGATGGCGATGACACATATCCAGCGGAATTCGTACACAATATTTTGGAGCCATTAAAAAATGGCACAGCCGACATGGTTATTGGTGATCGTTTGTCTAATGGTACGTATGCTTCTGAAAATAAACGAAAATTCCATAATTTAGGAAATAATATGGTAAAAGGTTTAATTAATTCGCTTTACAAGAGCAACATTAATGACATCATGACAGGTTACCGAGGATTTAACCGTTTCTTTGTGAAATCTTTTCCAGTTATGAGTCCAGGATTTCAAATTGAAACGGAATTGAGTATTCACTCTTTGGATAAACGCTTCTTGATTCGTGAAATCCCTATTGACTATAGAGATCGCCCAGAAGGAAGTGAATCAAAACTTAATACTATTTCTGATGGTATTAAGGTTATGAAAACTATTTTCACTTTATTCAAAGACTATAAGCCGTTAATCTTTTTCTCTTTGTGGGCTTTGTTGTTTTTGATACTGGGTTTGGCGAGTGGATTGCCAGTTATATTCGAATTTGTTGAAACTCAATATATTACCAAAATTCCTTCTGCAATTTTGGCAGTTGGTCTAATTATTGTTGCCATGCTTTGTTTCGCTTGTGGGCTTATTCTGGATACGGTAGTATCCAATTGGCGTAAAGAGTATGAACTTGAATTGCATCGTGTAGCAGAAAGGTACAAGAATATCGACGAGGTAATTTAA
- a CDS encoding glycosyltransferase family 2 protein: MFPGLYYRIMKYMIRFQIKFHPLRTIINNHWYERWIEKNERYDVDKVKQECTQFPIQPLMSIILPVYNVQEEYLRACIESVQRQWYTRWELCIADDCSTMPHIRQVLEEYGQQDARIHITYRSENGHISASSNTALHMASGEYVVLLDNDDILADFALYEVVKLLNQMPDTDLIFSNEDKWLEGKRVQPFFKKNWGFPLLMQMNYICHLAVYRTTLLRRIHGFRIGYEGVQDWDLAIRVIQQRANVQHLPKILYHWRISPTSTAGGEKHKSYIKDKQRMLIDNIEK, from the coding sequence ATGTTCCCTGGACTGTATTATAGAATAATGAAATACATGATTCGTTTTCAGATCAAATTTCATCCATTGCGTACAATAATCAACAATCACTGGTATGAACGATGGATTGAAAAAAATGAGCGATACGATGTGGACAAGGTCAAGCAAGAATGTACACAGTTTCCCATTCAACCATTGATGTCCATTATTCTTCCTGTATACAATGTACAGGAAGAATATTTGCGAGCATGTATCGAATCAGTACAGCGACAATGGTATACCCGCTGGGAACTTTGTATTGCCGATGATTGCTCCACGATGCCTCATATCCGTCAGGTACTAGAAGAATATGGGCAACAGGATGCAAGAATTCATATAACCTACCGTAGTGAAAACGGGCATATCTCTGCTAGTAGTAATACCGCTTTACACATGGCATCAGGCGAATACGTTGTGTTACTCGACAATGACGATATTTTGGCTGATTTTGCTTTGTATGAAGTTGTGAAGTTGTTAAATCAAATGCCAGATACCGATTTGATATTTAGTAATGAAGACAAATGGTTGGAGGGCAAAAGGGTACAGCCATTTTTCAAAAAAAACTGGGGTTTTCCCTTATTGATGCAAATGAATTATATTTGCCATCTCGCCGTATATCGCACCACTCTGCTACGTCGCATCCATGGTTTTAGAATAGGCTACGAAGGAGTACAAGATTGGGATTTGGCGATACGTGTCATTCAACAGCGAGCGAACGTACAACATCTGCCCAAGATTCTGTACCACTGGCGTATATCGCCTACTTCGACAGCAGGTGGAGAGAAACATAAAAGTTATATCAAGGATAAGCAACGCATGTTAATCGATAATATTGAAAAATAA
- a CDS encoding sugar phosphate nucleotidyltransferase: MKGIILAGGTGTRLYPLTKVTNKHLLPVGKYPMIFYSVHKLKQAGVNDILIVTGKEHMGDVVNLLGSGRDMGVTFTYKVQDEAGGIAQALDLAEHFVGDDQMIVILGDNVFADDITPFVENFRAQQKGAKLLLQQVHDPQRYGVAELDGERIVSIEEKPKVPKSEYAVTGIYMFDSNVFDIVKTLKPSARGELEITDVNNAYIQRGELSFDILEGWWTDAGTHASLAKANELAKDITFGEEFGKLKL, encoded by the coding sequence ATGAAAGGAATTATTCTTGCAGGAGGTACAGGTACGCGACTGTATCCTTTGACTAAAGTAACCAATAAACACTTACTGCCAGTGGGCAAATATCCGATGATCTTTTATTCGGTTCATAAATTGAAGCAGGCCGGAGTTAACGATATTCTGATCGTGACTGGTAAAGAACATATGGGCGACGTTGTAAACCTGTTGGGTAGCGGTCGCGATATGGGTGTCACCTTTACATACAAGGTGCAAGATGAGGCAGGCGGTATTGCTCAAGCATTGGATTTGGCAGAGCATTTCGTTGGAGACGACCAGATGATCGTTATCCTTGGCGACAATGTATTTGCGGACGATATTACGCCGTTTGTGGAAAATTTCCGTGCACAGCAAAAGGGTGCCAAACTGCTGCTGCAACAAGTGCATGATCCGCAGCGCTATGGTGTAGCCGAGCTGGATGGCGAACGTATCGTTTCTATCGAAGAAAAACCAAAAGTACCGAAAAGTGAATATGCTGTTACAGGCATTTACATGTTTGACAGCAATGTATTTGATATCGTAAAAACATTGAAGCCTTCCGCACGTGGTGAGCTGGAGATTACTGATGTGAACAATGCATATATTCAGCGTGGCGAACTGTCTTTTGATATTCTGGAAGGCTGGTGGACGGATGCGGGTACGCATGCTTCGCTTGCCAAAGCCAATGAACTGGCAAAAGATATTACGTTTGGAGAAGAATTTGGTAAGCTGAAGTTATAG
- a CDS encoding ABC transporter permease gives MYELKRYFLNFYKYKDLLKLLVAKDIKIKYKRSVLGIIWSVLNPLLTMIIITLVFQELFKFNVENFAAYVISGQVLFSFFSDSTSLAMGSIYSSGQIIKKVYIPKYIFPLSKVLYSAVNMLFSLCAVLIVCFITGVDLKYTFIFSFLSIFYVFVFSVGVGLILCSIVVFFRDVEHIYGVFITAWMYATPIIYPMNIMPDKYMPLLLGNPMFYFLTHFRESLLYGHVPPLELNIQCASYAFVTLLIGVYMFKQRQDKFILYI, from the coding sequence ATGTATGAATTAAAGCGTTACTTTTTGAATTTTTACAAATACAAAGATTTATTGAAATTGCTTGTAGCCAAAGACATCAAAATTAAATATAAGCGTTCCGTACTAGGGATCATCTGGAGCGTACTGAATCCGCTACTGACAATGATCATTATTACTTTGGTGTTTCAGGAACTGTTTAAATTCAATGTTGAGAATTTTGCAGCCTATGTGATCAGTGGACAGGTACTGTTTTCCTTTTTCTCTGATTCCACTTCATTGGCGATGGGATCCATTTATTCTTCAGGACAAATTATCAAAAAAGTGTATATACCCAAGTACATTTTTCCTTTATCCAAAGTACTGTATTCGGCTGTAAATATGTTATTCTCGCTTTGTGCGGTATTGATTGTATGTTTTATTACCGGTGTTGATCTCAAATACACCTTTATTTTTAGCTTTTTATCTATTTTTTATGTGTTTGTGTTCAGTGTAGGTGTAGGTTTGATTTTGTGCAGTATTGTTGTGTTTTTCCGAGATGTAGAGCACATTTATGGCGTGTTTATTACGGCATGGATGTATGCGACTCCGATTATCTATCCTATGAATATTATGCCTGACAAATACATGCCGCTTTTACTCGGTAATCCAATGTTCTATTTTTTGACTCATTTCCGAGAATCATTGCTTTATGGTCATGTTCCGCCGCTGGAGCTTAATATTCAATGTGCCAGTTATGCTTTCGTTACTTTGCTAATTGGAGTGTACATGTTCAAACAACGTCAGGATAAATTTATCCTTTATATTTAA
- the rfbC gene encoding dTDP-4-dehydrorhamnose 3,5-epimerase — protein MKAIPSKLQGALLLDPVVHGDHRGYFMESYNQKIMHELGIKHDFVQDNQSLSADPGVLRGLHYQLNPKAQTKLVRVIAGAIYDVIVDIRKESPTFGQWQGFILSEYNKRQLLVPQGFAHGFCTLVPNTQVLYKVDEYYSPEHDRGILWNDPALGIDWPVNAPVLSDKDTRQPLLQDADLNF, from the coding sequence ATGAAAGCCATACCGTCTAAACTACAAGGAGCCTTGCTGCTTGATCCGGTAGTACATGGAGATCATAGAGGCTACTTTATGGAAAGCTACAATCAAAAGATTATGCACGAGCTGGGCATCAAGCATGATTTTGTACAAGATAATCAATCTCTGTCTGCGGATCCCGGTGTACTGCGTGGATTACATTATCAATTGAATCCAAAGGCACAAACCAAATTGGTACGTGTCATTGCTGGTGCGATTTACGATGTCATTGTAGATATCCGTAAAGAATCGCCCACATTTGGCCAATGGCAGGGATTTATTTTAAGTGAATACAACAAGCGTCAATTGCTCGTTCCTCAGGGCTTTGCCCACGGCTTTTGTACGCTGGTGCCGAATACGCAAGTATTGTACAAAGTCGATGAGTATTATTCGCCCGAGCATGACCGTGGTATTTTGTGGAATGATCCTGCATTGGGAATTGACTGGCCGGTAAACGCACCGGTCTTGTCCGATAAGGATACGCGTCAGCCGCTGCTTCAGGATGCAGATCTCAATTTTTGA
- a CDS encoding DMT family transporter — protein sequence MYSSLMKNKKGILLILVSALLSALGQAAWKMNESFISLELIIGFILYGLGAVVMIIAFRFGSLSVLQPFLSIGYIIALIIGFFYFKENISVHQVIGIFVIILGVILIGGGDD from the coding sequence ATGTATTCATCATTGATGAAGAATAAAAAAGGCATTTTGCTGATTTTAGTTTCAGCGCTTCTATCGGCGCTGGGGCAGGCTGCATGGAAAATGAATGAAAGTTTTATTTCGCTAGAATTGATCATTGGTTTCATTCTTTACGGTCTTGGAGCAGTAGTAATGATTATTGCTTTTCGTTTTGGTAGTCTGTCGGTATTACAGCCTTTTCTAAGTATTGGATATATTATTGCATTAATCATCGGTTTCTTTTATTTCAAAGAGAATATTTCTGTTCATCAGGTTATTGGCATATTCGTCATTATTCTAGGTGTAATATTAATTGGAGGTGGAGATGATTAA
- a CDS encoding DUF2142 domain-containing protein, which produces MKKLSSIENKFLVIALIFGIIWMVLLPPFQAADEESHFFRAYGVSSGDLICYNIGVSNAGSYLPENIKSFQVGLGAEDIKFNYDTKQDISKVKDAFHLYPSSEKSFLDYGNACAYSPLPYVPQVIGMELGKLFGASWMTIFYLGRIFNFIAYLAVMYYTIKTAPKLKYIIALLALMPMTLHQAISNSPDALTISLCFLFGAYILKLKYEAAIVTKKAFLMLLLLSVCIAFSKITYFPLTLLILTIPIEKFRSKSRFWKVCLSVIGASILFTAIWFLCTRVSHIIFPLDPVTQLKSALAHPFAFTKLLIMSFVTNDALYIQFFGDFGWLDTPLPFSLAIAYYCVLIFVTFYEAQKSAVQWKERRTDLWSGLIALFSFVACALLIEISLYLNWTQDSPNYISGVQGRYFIPAALTFFYSVYLLIPFIVKFRKWITVVFILLILLMSCYQLVVRYY; this is translated from the coding sequence ATGAAAAAATTAAGTAGTATAGAGAATAAGTTTCTTGTCATTGCCTTGATATTCGGAATCATATGGATGGTTTTACTGCCACCTTTTCAGGCCGCAGACGAAGAATCGCATTTTTTTAGAGCATATGGAGTATCTTCAGGGGATTTAATTTGTTATAACATTGGTGTTTCCAATGCAGGGAGTTATTTGCCTGAAAACATCAAAAGTTTTCAGGTGGGTTTAGGAGCAGAAGATATAAAATTCAATTATGATACAAAACAGGATATCAGCAAAGTGAAAGATGCGTTTCATTTGTATCCAAGCTCCGAAAAAAGTTTCTTGGACTATGGTAATGCCTGTGCTTATAGCCCATTACCTTATGTTCCACAAGTAATTGGAATGGAATTAGGGAAACTATTCGGTGCCTCATGGATGACTATTTTTTATCTGGGACGCATTTTTAATTTTATTGCTTATCTTGCGGTAATGTACTATACCATCAAAACAGCTCCAAAATTGAAATATATTATTGCGTTATTGGCCCTCATGCCGATGACATTACACCAGGCTATTTCAAATAGTCCAGATGCTTTGACGATTTCTCTTTGTTTCTTGTTTGGTGCGTACATTTTGAAACTGAAATATGAGGCGGCAATAGTTACAAAAAAAGCTTTCTTGATGCTACTACTATTAAGTGTATGTATAGCATTTTCAAAAATTACCTATTTTCCATTGACTTTGCTCATTTTAACTATTCCAATAGAGAAGTTTAGAAGCAAGTCACGTTTTTGGAAAGTGTGTCTTTCTGTTATTGGAGCGAGTATTTTGTTTACGGCTATATGGTTCCTTTGCACAAGAGTCAGCCATATTATTTTCCCGCTTGATCCAGTAACACAGTTGAAAAGTGCTCTTGCGCATCCATTTGCTTTTACAAAATTATTGATTATGAGCTTTGTGACTAATGATGCATTATATATTCAATTTTTTGGCGATTTTGGTTGGTTAGATACTCCACTTCCATTCTCACTGGCAATTGCTTATTATTGTGTACTGATTTTTGTGACATTTTATGAAGCTCAAAAATCAGCAGTGCAATGGAAAGAGCGGCGTACTGATCTGTGGTCTGGACTAATTGCCTTGTTTTCTTTCGTTGCATGCGCACTCTTAATTGAGATATCACTCTATCTGAACTGGACGCAGGATTCGCCGAATTATATTAGTGGCGTTCAAGGCAGATATTTTATACCAGCAGCATTAACTTTCTTTTATTCCGTATATTTACTCATTCCTTTTATTGTGAAGTTTAGAAAGTGGATTACAGTTGTTTTCATTCTGCTGATTCTTCTTATGTCCTGTTATCAACTGGTAGTAAGATATTATTAA
- a CDS encoding EamA family transporter: MINIILLLSMTLLGSLGAFFFKKASAASPGLNRLFLLPFLVGGSLYFFGAVLNIILLRFLPYTLVYPLTSITYIWTLIISWLFLSEKISIKKIIGVVLVVVGTFLLI; this comes from the coding sequence ATGATTAATATAATTCTCCTTCTCTCCATGACTTTGCTTGGGTCGCTTGGTGCGTTCTTTTTTAAAAAGGCGTCTGCTGCGTCTCCAGGTTTAAATCGTCTATTTCTACTGCCTTTCCTTGTAGGAGGCTCTCTTTATTTTTTTGGTGCAGTATTAAATATTATTTTGCTACGTTTTTTGCCGTACACGCTTGTCTATCCATTAACATCTATTACTTATATTTGGACATTGATCATTTCATGGTTATTTTTATCCGAGAAAATATCAATCAAAAAAATAATAGGTGTTGTGCTAGTAGTGGTCGGTACATTTTTACTTATTTGA